The proteins below are encoded in one region of Pontibacter deserti:
- a CDS encoding vWA domain-containing protein: MAFWFRKVGILLLLLVLTATGMAIAQDKKPKPKTRILFLLDASGSMMAKWENSDRMSVAKDLLAHLVDSLERFENVEVALRAYGHQHGRELNDCKDTRLEVPFAVKNAGTVKKKLGEIIPRGNTPITYSLEQTAKDFPEDPRARNVVILITDGLESCNGDPCAVSLALQRKRIFLRPFVIGIGIEAEYEKQLNCIGQYFNAADVKTFENVLTEIVTQTLSETTVSVELQDENGRTVETNVNMTFLNSLTGLPEYNFVHYLTSQGKPDMLEIDALMPYDLVVNTTPVVIERDLKIRSGRHNVIKVKAPQGILYLRQDGPSPYGQLQTIVRQTGEVRTLNVQPFGDKHKYLTGKYDLEVLSMPRVYLKDVELKQGQIKTITIPPPGQLSISSQMQGYGSIYTLDENGTQKWLCNLPENNSKVTIPLQPGNYKLVYRMKNAQSSKFTDVQDFNIRSGATTNVKIFNR, encoded by the coding sequence ATGGCATTCTGGTTTAGAAAGGTAGGGATTCTCCTGCTGTTGCTGGTTTTAACAGCAACCGGAATGGCTATTGCCCAGGATAAAAAACCAAAGCCTAAAACACGCATTCTGTTTCTGCTGGATGCTTCGGGGAGTATGATGGCCAAATGGGAGAATAGCGACCGTATGAGCGTTGCGAAAGACCTGCTGGCCCACCTTGTAGATTCGCTGGAGCGGTTTGAGAACGTGGAAGTAGCCTTACGGGCTTACGGCCACCAGCACGGCCGCGAGCTAAACGACTGCAAGGATACCAGACTGGAAGTACCTTTTGCGGTAAAGAATGCAGGTACAGTTAAGAAAAAGCTGGGTGAGATAATTCCGCGGGGGAATACACCAATTACTTATTCTCTGGAGCAAACAGCAAAAGATTTTCCGGAAGACCCGCGTGCGCGAAATGTAGTAATCCTGATTACAGATGGTTTGGAATCTTGTAACGGTGATCCCTGTGCAGTGTCGCTGGCCTTGCAAAGAAAGCGTATTTTTCTGCGCCCGTTTGTAATAGGTATAGGTATAGAAGCCGAGTACGAAAAACAGCTCAACTGCATTGGCCAGTACTTTAATGCTGCCGATGTAAAAACCTTTGAGAACGTGCTCACCGAGATCGTCACCCAGACATTAAGCGAAACCACCGTTAGCGTGGAGTTACAGGACGAGAATGGCCGCACGGTAGAAACGAACGTGAACATGACGTTCCTGAACTCGCTTACTGGTTTGCCGGAGTATAACTTTGTGCACTACCTTACCTCGCAGGGTAAGCCAGATATGCTGGAGATTGATGCACTGATGCCTTATGACCTGGTAGTGAACACTACTCCTGTGGTAATAGAACGCGACCTCAAAATAAGATCAGGCCGCCATAATGTCATCAAAGTAAAGGCACCTCAGGGCATTTTATACCTGCGCCAGGATGGGCCATCGCCTTACGGCCAGTTGCAGACTATAGTACGCCAAACTGGTGAAGTGCGAACCCTGAACGTGCAGCCTTTCGGTGATAAGCATAAATACCTGACTGGAAAGTATGACCTGGAAGTACTGAGCATGCCCCGGGTATACCTGAAAGATGTAGAACTGAAACAAGGGCAGATTAAAACCATAACCATACCGCCGCCAGGCCAGCTTTCTATCTCTTCGCAGATGCAGGGCTATGGCAGCATTTATACTTTAGATGAAAACGGTACACAAAAATGGTTATGCAACCTGCCTGAGAATAATAGCAAAGTAACTATACCGCTGCAGCCCGGTAACTATAAATTGGTGTACCGCATGAAGAATGCACAGTCAAGTAAGTTTACAGATGTGCAGGATTTCAATATTCGGTCCGGGGCAACAACCAATGTAAAGATTTTTAACAGATAA
- a CDS encoding transketolase family protein — MKDFPYTEKKDTRSGFGAGLLELGRTNPNVVGLCADLTGSLKMDAFQKEFPERFFQVGIAEANMIGLAAGMTIGGKIPFTGTFANFSTGRVYDQIRQSVAYSGKNVKICASHAGLTLGEDGATHQILEDLGMMRMLPHMTVINPCDFNQTKAATIAVAEHEGPVYLRFGRPTVPNFTPADQKFEIGKALMLNEGTDVSIFATGHLVWKAILAGHILAEKGINAEIINIHTIKPLDAEAILKSVAKTGCAVTAEEHNRFGGLGDAVAQVLISNNPVPQEYVAVNDTFGESGTPDQLMEKYGLTENNIVAAVERAISRKKA; from the coding sequence ATGAAAGATTTTCCATACACAGAGAAAAAAGATACCCGTTCTGGTTTCGGAGCTGGTTTGCTGGAGCTTGGCCGCACTAACCCAAATGTAGTTGGCCTGTGCGCCGACCTTACCGGCTCACTTAAAATGGATGCCTTCCAGAAAGAGTTTCCGGAGCGTTTCTTCCAGGTGGGTATTGCCGAAGCCAACATGATCGGCCTTGCTGCCGGTATGACCATCGGTGGTAAAATTCCATTTACAGGTACATTTGCCAACTTCTCTACAGGCCGCGTGTACGACCAGATCCGTCAGTCGGTAGCTTACTCTGGCAAGAATGTTAAGATCTGTGCATCTCACGCCGGCTTAACGCTGGGCGAGGACGGTGCTACACACCAGATACTTGAAGACCTTGGTATGATGCGCATGCTGCCGCACATGACCGTTATCAACCCATGCGACTTTAACCAGACCAAAGCAGCAACTATAGCTGTTGCCGAGCACGAAGGTCCGGTTTACCTGCGTTTCGGCCGTCCTACGGTTCCTAACTTTACGCCTGCCGATCAGAAATTTGAAATTGGTAAAGCCCTGATGCTGAACGAAGGAACTGACGTAAGTATATTTGCTACCGGCCACCTGGTTTGGAAAGCTATACTTGCAGGTCATATCCTGGCGGAAAAAGGCATCAACGCTGAAATTATAAATATCCACACCATTAAACCTTTGGATGCGGAAGCCATCTTAAAGTCTGTAGCTAAAACAGGTTGCGCCGTTACAGCTGAAGAGCATAACCGTTTTGGTGGTCTTGGCGATGCCGTAGCACAGGTGCTGATCTCAAACAATCCTGTTCCTCAGGAATATGTAGCCGTAAACGATACTTTCGGCGAGTCTGGTACGCCAGACCAGTTAATGGAGAAGTATGGCCTGACTGAAAACAACATCGTAGCTGCTGTAGAGCGCGCCATCAGCAGAAAAAAAGCTTAA
- a CDS encoding RNA polymerase sigma factor: MEDKEILEKFANPDSRNLAFNQLVRKYQQKVYWHIRKMVIDHEDADDLTQEVFLKVWKHLENFRQDAQLYTWLYRIATNECLTFLSSKKRKFFLPINDVATELAEKIDSSTDITGDEIQLKLQKALLKLPDKQRLVFNMKYYDELKYEEISEILGTSVGALKASYHLAVKKIEEFLKQD; encoded by the coding sequence GTGGAAGACAAAGAGATATTAGAGAAGTTCGCTAACCCTGACAGCCGAAACCTGGCCTTTAACCAGCTTGTAAGGAAGTACCAGCAGAAAGTATACTGGCACATCCGCAAGATGGTGATCGACCATGAAGACGCCGACGACCTTACGCAGGAAGTTTTTCTGAAAGTATGGAAGCACCTGGAAAATTTCAGGCAGGATGCGCAGCTCTATACCTGGCTTTACCGTATTGCCACCAACGAATGCCTGACCTTCCTATCAAGTAAAAAAAGAAAGTTCTTTTTACCGATAAATGATGTTGCCACGGAGCTGGCAGAAAAGATCGATTCTTCCACGGATATTACCGGCGACGAGATACAACTTAAACTACAGAAAGCACTCCTTAAACTACCTGACAAGCAGCGCCTGGTATTTAACATGAAGTATTACGACGAATTGAAGTATGAGGAAATTTCTGAGATTCTAGGTACTTCTGTGGGGGCTTTAAAAGCATCTTATCACCTGGCTGTTAAAAAAATTGAAGAATTTCTGAAGCAGGATTAA